A genome region from Dolichospermum compactum NIES-806 includes the following:
- a CDS encoding succinate dehydrogenase/fumarate reductase flavoprotein subunit produces MLEHDVIIVGGGLAGCRAALEIARTDPSLKVAVVAKTHPIRSHSVAAQGGMAASLKNVDGTDSWEAHAFDTVKGSDYLADQDAVAILTQEAPDVVIDLEHLGVLFSRLPDGRIAQRAFGGHSHNRTCYAADKTGHAILHELVNNLRRYGVQIYEEWYVMRLILEDGQAKGVVMFHLLDGHIEVLRAKAVMFATGGYGRVYNTTSNDYASTGDGLAMTALAGLPLADMEFVQFHPTGLYPVGVLISEAVRGEGAYLINADGDRFMANYAPSRMELAPRDITSRAIAYEIRAGRGVNTNGSAGGPFVYLDLRHLGKEKIMSRVPFCWEEAHRLVGVDAVTQPMPVRPTNHYCMGGIPVNTDGQVRSNNDSFVEGFFAAGETACVSIHGANRLGSNSLLECVVYGKRTGAAIANYVQNRQLPSIDETRYINEAKQQIQLLIDQPGQYRINQIRQAFQDNMTENCGVFRTDEVMSQGLEKIAQLQQKYSQIYLDDKGKSWNTELVEALELQSLMVVGQTILTSAINRQESRGAHFREDFSERDDNKFLQHTMAYYSPTGINIQYRPVTITMFAPKERKY; encoded by the coding sequence ATGCTCGAACATGATGTAATTATTGTTGGTGGTGGTTTGGCTGGATGTCGGGCTGCTCTGGAAATTGCTCGGACTGACCCTAGTTTAAAGGTAGCGGTAGTTGCCAAAACTCACCCAATTCGCTCTCATTCGGTGGCTGCTCAAGGTGGTATGGCGGCTTCTTTAAAAAATGTGGATGGTACGGATTCTTGGGAAGCTCACGCTTTTGATACTGTCAAGGGTTCCGATTATTTGGCGGATCAAGATGCGGTGGCAATTTTGACTCAGGAAGCACCGGATGTGGTGATTGATTTGGAACATCTGGGGGTATTGTTTTCTCGTTTACCTGATGGTCGGATTGCTCAACGGGCTTTTGGTGGACATTCTCACAACCGCACTTGTTATGCGGCTGATAAAACTGGTCATGCAATCTTACATGAGTTAGTGAATAATTTGCGCCGTTATGGTGTGCAAATTTACGAAGAATGGTATGTAATGCGCCTGATTTTGGAGGATGGTCAGGCGAAGGGTGTGGTGATGTTTCACCTGTTGGATGGGCATATTGAGGTGTTACGAGCGAAGGCTGTGATGTTTGCGACAGGGGGCTATGGTCGGGTTTATAACACGACTTCTAATGATTATGCTTCTACTGGTGATGGTTTAGCGATGACGGCTTTGGCTGGTTTACCTTTGGCAGATATGGAGTTTGTCCAGTTTCATCCTACGGGTTTGTATCCTGTGGGGGTGCTGATTTCCGAGGCTGTGCGCGGTGAAGGGGCATATTTGATTAATGCCGATGGCGATCGCTTTATGGCTAATTACGCCCCCAGTCGCATGGAGTTAGCCCCTCGTGATATTACCTCACGGGCGATCGCTTATGAAATCCGGGCTGGTCGTGGTGTAAATACTAATGGGAGTGCGGGTGGTCCCTTTGTCTATCTGGATTTACGCCATTTGGGTAAGGAAAAAATCATGAGTCGCGTTCCCTTTTGCTGGGAAGAAGCCCATCGTTTGGTCGGTGTAGATGCTGTGACTCAACCTATGCCTGTGCGTCCTACCAATCATTATTGTATGGGTGGTATTCCTGTTAACACTGACGGACAAGTTAGAAGTAATAATGATAGTTTTGTCGAAGGCTTTTTTGCCGCTGGGGAAACTGCTTGCGTGTCGATTCACGGAGCAAATCGTCTAGGTAGTAACTCCTTATTGGAATGTGTAGTTTATGGTAAAAGAACTGGGGCGGCGATCGCTAATTATGTCCAAAATCGGCAATTACCATCCATAGATGAAACACGCTACATCAACGAAGCCAAACAACAAATACAACTTTTAATAGACCAACCAGGACAGTACAGAATTAATCAAATCCGTCAAGCTTTTCAAGATAATATGACTGAAAATTGTGGCGTTTTCCGCACCGACGAAGTAATGAGTCAGGGATTAGAAAAAATCGCCCAACTACAACAAAAATATTCACAAATATATTTAGATGACAAAGGAAAAAGCTGGAATACAGAATTAGTTGAAGCCTTAGAACTACAAAGTTTAATGGTAGTTGGACAAACCATTTTAACTTCAGCTATCAACCGTCAAGAAAGTCGCGGCGCACACTTTAGAGAAGACTTTTCCGAAAGAGACGATAATAAGTTTTTACAACACACCATGGCTTATTATTCACCAACAGGAATTAATATTCAATATCGTCCCGTCACAATCACAATGTTTGCACCAAAAGAGCGAAAATATTAA